A stretch of candidate division Zixibacteria bacterium HGW-Zixibacteria-1 DNA encodes these proteins:
- a CDS encoding EamA family transporter: protein MVKQGTIYATLFVATFAVSWAAILIKLSGAGPLPTAFYRMAIASIILAVPAFPALRRAMKTLTGRQKILLLTSGVVLGLHFAVWVTSLFYTTISNSAILVATQPVWVLILEASLLKERIPSRSIIGMLIALVGIIIISGADFDMGRDYIIGDLLALAGAVFAALYLFIGRKLRANLDNLGYIFPVYSIAAITLVIIALFYHVNLTDYPARTWFIFFLLALIPTVVGHSLYNWLLKFVQAHIVATTVLGEPIGATVLAIFFFDQIPGWWTLIGGILILSGIFVVLKRRKKDKIIIPE, encoded by the coding sequence ATGGTAAAGCAAGGTACGATATATGCCACCCTGTTCGTGGCGACTTTCGCTGTCTCCTGGGCCGCAATACTCATCAAACTGTCCGGTGCCGGCCCGCTTCCAACCGCCTTTTACCGGATGGCCATTGCCTCGATAATACTGGCGGTCCCGGCCTTCCCGGCGCTGAGAAGAGCCATGAAAACGCTGACCGGCCGGCAAAAAATTCTTCTTCTTACTTCCGGTGTGGTTCTGGGTCTTCACTTTGCCGTCTGGGTGACTTCACTTTTTTACACAACCATATCCAATTCGGCTATTCTGGTCGCCACCCAGCCGGTCTGGGTGTTGATTCTGGAAGCATCCCTCCTGAAAGAACGCATCCCCTCGCGCTCGATTATCGGGATGCTTATCGCGCTGGTTGGCATAATTATTATTTCAGGCGCTGATTTTGACATGGGCCGAGACTATATTATCGGCGACCTTCTGGCGCTGGCCGGGGCCGTTTTCGCCGCCCTCTACCTGTTCATCGGTCGGAAGCTGCGCGCCAATCTCGATAATCTCGGCTACATCTTCCCGGTTTATTCGATCGCCGCGATAACTTTGGTCATTATCGCGCTCTTTTACCATGTCAACCTGACCGATTACCCGGCGCGGACCTGGTTCATATTTTTCCTGCTGGCCCTGATCCCGACCGTGGTCGGGCACTCGCTTTATAACTGGCTTCTGAAATTCGTTCAGGCACATATCGTGGCGACCACCGTCCTGGGCGAGCCGATCGGCGCCACCGTCCTGGCAATATTTTTCTTTGACCAGATTCCAGGCTGGTGGACCCTGATTGGCGGCATTTTGATTCTGTCCGGCATTTTCGTGGTCCTGAAGAGAAGAAAAAAAGATAAAATTATTATACCGGAATAA
- a CDS encoding HIT family hydrolase: MSRKLIWAPWRAEYILGKKEKGCIFCSRIKKRSDAKNLIVYRGDNTFVILNKFPYNSGHSMVVPKRHISCLSDLTDVEAAEFFNVVRLTVEATKAIFHPDSFNIGMNMGRGSGAGVPEHIHMHVVPRWTEDTNFMPVIGDTEVVSFPLDMIYEKLKKGFDQVCRGGKSRPNRS; encoded by the coding sequence ATGAGCAGAAAATTAATCTGGGCGCCGTGGCGGGCGGAGTATATTCTCGGCAAGAAAGAAAAAGGGTGTATATTTTGCAGCCGCATCAAGAAACGCTCGGATGCCAAAAATCTGATTGTTTATAGAGGTGACAACACCTTTGTCATCCTCAATAAATTTCCTTACAATTCCGGGCACAGCATGGTGGTGCCCAAAAGGCATATCAGTTGTCTCAGCGATCTGACCGATGTCGAGGCCGCCGAGTTTTTCAATGTGGTCAGATTGACGGTTGAAGCCACCAAAGCCATATTTCACCCGGACTCGTTCAATATCGGGATGAATATGGGGCGCGGTTCCGGCGCCGGCGTGCCCGAGCATATCCATATGCATGTGGTGCCTCGATGGACCGAGGATACCAATTTCATGCCGGTCATTGGCGATACCGAGGTGGTTTCGTTTCCGCTGGATATGATTTATGAAAAACTGAAAAAAGGATTTGATCAAGTATGCCGCGGCGGAAAATCCCGACCAAATCGGAGTTAA
- a CDS encoding peroxiredoxin — protein sequence MADQPVGCARPTVKVGSKAPDFEAPAYHKGKFTSVKLSDYMGKWLLICFYPGDFTFV from the coding sequence ATGGCAGATCAACCTGTTGGATGCGCGCGACCGACCGTCAAAGTCGGAAGCAAGGCGCCTGATTTTGAAGCCCCGGCCTATCATAAGGGCAAATTCACCAGTGTCAAGTTGTCGGATTATATGGGCAAATGGCTCCTGATTTGTTTCTATCCGGGCGACTTTACCTTTGTCTGA
- a CDS encoding alkyl hydroperoxide reductase gives MSISTDSIFTHKIWDEEELSKMTDGGIPWPMVSDAAGHLGKVYGVYDENSGVNIRGRFLIDPDGVVQAMEVMTPPVGRKISETIRQIHAFQHVRKTKGAEACPAGWEPGKPTLKVGPDLVGKVWKIWKPDE, from the coding sequence CTGTCCATCAGTACCGATTCGATTTTCACACACAAAATTTGGGATGAGGAAGAACTTTCAAAGATGACCGACGGAGGTATTCCGTGGCCGATGGTATCCGATGCCGCCGGGCATCTCGGCAAGGTTTACGGAGTGTATGACGAAAACAGCGGGGTCAATATCCGCGGCCGTTTTCTGATCGATCCTGACGGCGTGGTGCAGGCAATGGAAGTAATGACACCGCCGGTGGGGCGCAAGATTAGCGAAACGATCAGGCAGATCCACGCCTTTCAGCATGTCCGCAAGACCAAGGGTGCCGAAGCCTGTCCTGCAGGGTGGGAACCCGGCAAACCGACGCTGAAAGTCGGGCCGGATTTGGTCGGCAAGGTCTGGAAAATCTGGAAACCGGATGAGTAA